The region caccccgatcctccagcatctccattggcttcccatcaaatacaggatccagttcaaaacctgcatgatgattcacaaggccctacataacatctctccactcaacctaaccttccagcttcaactacactcttctaacaaaccaaccagaatggcttatcagaacagaatgatcacccgaCCTGCAAAATCCACCCTGAGGagacgtgctctatccacagcgggcccatccctctggaactccctaccaccggacctccgccttgagccgtgccacaccacttttaaagtgaaactcaagacttggctcttccggcaagctttcccagagagctaaaagcaagaaaaatCAATCCACACTTATTGTCTTTCAGCAACAATGTAGTGTCTATTTAACAGTGTCTATGCTGCTTCGGTTACAGTGTCTATAATGTAGTGTCTATATTGCTTCAGTTTTATATTTCCCAGTTGTTCTCTAAGTTGATCCCAGTTGTTTTATAATAGATTGTACCTTATTATAGATTACCCGTTCATTTTTTCAACATGTTCCTTGTAAatcgcctccccggcgatagttaactctgttaaatgtgaaccggagtgatatgtattgtatacaggaacttccggtatataaaagctaaaaataaataaataaatatgaattgcATATAAAGATAATcagaatatatgtttttattgctgCATGCCCTTTTGCTGAGGGCTTGTAAGAGTGCTAGGGTCTTTCTACAATCTCTACAGGCTTTGAGCAACCAAGAGGCATTTAATGACCATAGTGCTAGGCAGAGCTCCAAAGCATCCCGTGTGAAGTCCAAGCCAGTAGGAAATAATTCAGATATAAAGGGGATTTTGTTGTATTCTTTGAGGTCATGCGAACCCGTGGCCCTCTGATGCacctcattttaaaatgacatgaaaatatCAATGATATTTGTCATATTGTTTTGCATTGTTTCTCttacaaaacacaaaaattaaCAAGTCTTTGTTTTTGTCATTTCAGCACATGCTGTTCGCAAAAGATAATGCTCACTAAAAACGAAACAGAAATTAATACAATGGAAAGGCAGAAcacaataattgaaaaaaaaatggaaaataaaaatgaaattctttTCCATGCCTACCCCTTCTAATTTTCAAGGCCCTTATTGATTCAAATATTTGTTGTGGGTGTACAAGGTATGGTTCACGGAGAAGTTTCCCTGAAATGGGTTTGAAATACTTCCCACTTCGGTTTCAAAGACATGCATACGTTTTTTGTGAAACCCTTTGAAATGTATTTCAAATgtatttgagggaaaggtgaacgAGATCTTTGTCATCTCTCACACAGATGGGAAAAGACCAAATTGGCCAAGCAGACTGAATTTCATCTTTTCTAGCATATCGCTTCCTTTCTATGCAAGAAGCCTGCATGCACACCAAAAGGTTCGAAGATGTGCTAGTGGTCAAGCATTTTCATGATATCTATCATGAAGAGTTAAAATTAAAACTACCACTCACTTCATCTACAGGCAGGCACTGTGTCCACAcctttgggtttttatttttggaCTTTGTTCTCTTGCCCATATGTTCCCACTGGTATTTTCTGCTAAGTGTACTCAGCAGTAGCCTGAGGATGGACTACCATTGTATGTGGAGGGACGACTTCTGTAGAACAGTCTAGCCGTTTAAACACAACTCAAGATCATCTAAATTTTGCATTTCCAGCATCTGCACATCCTGGGCGAATTTAGGAAGCAAATTCCAGTAATAAGAAAGTCCTAGTCGAGAAAAACGTGCAAAACAAATGACTACCAGTTGGTACAGTACTAGAAAACAATCTGGTGCCAGGTCCTTGCACTGAATACACCATTTTTATTgaacttgttctgtttttgttttggctATCACCTTTTCTTTTTAGAGAAATTTGTGGGCAATAAGATGTGTATAAGATGGATAGGACAGCTGCCATTTGAAATATGTTGGGATGATTTTCTTGAGGGGAAAGTGAaagcattaaaacaaaataatcttGTTAACCAAGATGGATGCACTGTCCCTTGCCAAAAGGGAGGATTTCCTACCCTGATTTCAAAAGTTGCCATATAGTGACCTGGCTATGAAATAATCTGTTATGACTGCCATTTTGGGATGTTGCTACAGTGCATCTTCACTGCAAATTCCTGAAGAGTTAAGATTCAAATTCTGCCAGAAGCAAATATGTCATATGGTAAAGTGAGATTATTACTGTTAGCAGTAtcattttctttacaaaaaagaaaccagccaCAAAGACAAGTGGGGTTGAAGATGAGCTTCATTGTTAGTGTTTTTAAGAATTTGTATAGAGTGGGTGCAGCTACAATACTACAAAATTCATTACATTTGGCAGAGTCATAACTGCTTTATGCTTGTGTGGAGCCAATGGCACACAGATGTGTACAATAAATTTAATGCAAAACACTCTGGGAGCAAAGCTGACCCAGCTatgcagaggacctgggtttgaATCCTGGGTTAGGTCTTCCATGCCCTTGGACCAGCTGGGGATGCCacagaggcagtgttcatagccattggagaggggagaaaggaatCTGTCATtactcaacagtgacacctagtggctggacttAGGACTCCTaactgcagggttccagaagccGTGATGGTGTGCGgctcctggctgaggactgttgtTGCACCGACTGAGCTAAGGGAATTGAGAAAGGGATAGAAAATAGGGGCCACCCCTAGGCAGTTGTGAATGAATGCTCATAGTACTGTAGCCCAATTGAAGCCAATTCTGACTGATCTGGAAGCcttaaaggagcaggaggaaaatacTGGGCCAAGCTACCTCCTAAATTCTCTGCGGGCAAATATATCATGACAAATGCAATGCATTGAACAGTCAGCTGGTGAACATAGAAAATATGGTTTTACAGCAGGTTTTAAAAACCAAAATCTGTGTGTTTCAGTGGTCCAGGGAAAAGACTATTTGGGATATAACATGCACGTCATTAAAAACCCCTGCATTGGGAGAAATTTAATTTAAACTGCAGGAGGAAGCTAAGCTTTTGTTACAAGATCTTGTATCTTGGGGGCAGATCAGTTCTGTTTCTGGATATTGAACACCACCTGCTTGATTAATTTACAGCTGACAAGGTGACCTTTCGATGAGCATTTGCAGCTTGTCAAAAGAGGTTAGGCTCTTCCCTTTATTGAATTAGGTGTACTTGTtgatttatgcttttttttttttttttttaaagatatttcttatttttgttttattttcatttccagGACTGGCCTGGAGGCCATTATGGAAACCTATGCTTTCTGGAGACCGCCTGTGCGCACCCTCACCTTTGAGGATTTCACTAGCATGCAGAAGCAGCAAGGTTAGTCACCGGAATGGGCACCGAAATGCTGGAACGGAATGGGGAGTCCTTTTGTTCCTATTGAAGCTGTTTGAACCACTGACTATGGATTTCATGACTGCcaaaagagaaagggagggaaaaaAGCATATGTAGGTGATCAAACAGCTCCATAGTAACAGAACTTGTGTTCAGTATTAAAATATTGAATACGCAAAACACTAAACAATGCaggtcttttttatttattttttattttattttttaggcaGGGGGTGCAGGAGGCTGTGCCCAGTTATTTCTTCCaggtttccagctcagtcggaaccagACTTTATTGAGCTACATTGCTGTAAACCCTAATTTGCAATTACCtgggattttttattttctacATGCTTCTCCCACCCTAGCCACCTCAATGCAATTCCAGACCAAGCACCAAGATTCAAGAAGTCTGCTAAGATGAGGCACACTTTGTCAAGGTCTCTTCCTTTAAACATAATGTGGGAGAACAGCTGTAGTGAATCAGGCTCATAATCATATATTCAATCCATAAATTGTCCATCATATTCAGAAATAATCGATGACACTCCCTATTACTGtttctttgaagaaatatttaccaGTGTTGCTGCTGAGTCTACCCGCTGTGAGCCTCGTATCACGATCTCTTATACTGGAACttccttttcactgaaaaatgtttgcgtCTTGCACATTATGAATACTttggagatatttgaatatctgtATCATATTCTCCCctactctttttctctcttctagggtataaaTATTAGGTCATTAAGTTTAATCTCAGACCCCACAGCAtattgatagcccttctctggaccgcctctgctctctctctatttttggAGAGCTGACCTCCTTAATTTTGGAAATTTGAAACTTCCATACCATACCACAGAGCTCTGCCAGTGGAAAAAAATACAGTCAAAAAAAATGTGTTGTTTGAAGATCTGGACTTTTAAAAGCATGATCTCGGGCATGAATTCTGCTTCTCCGTTATTAAATGCACATGCAGATAGGAGAGCCAGAGAGCCAAGAATTCAGTAAATACTTTAATTGGAATATATTTTCAAACTCTAGGATGAACCTGACCCAGATTTTTATTATTAGAAAATATGTGGCTTATTTCCTCAGCTTCAAGAAAGAAGTGTTTGAATAATTCAGCGTCACTTTGAAAAAAAGAGAGGTTCTGTTAGCTAAGGGTAgtggtaattttattttaattcatagatttgctaaaaaaaaaaaaatcaaaccagtgTACAATTAAATAGAACCATTAATACCATAATCTGAACACAAAAGACAATTGTCATAAGACGAGTTACAAGAAAAGGAAaaccataaaaattaaaaagaccttaaatataatataatatgtggCAAAATAGACGAAAAGAAACAATCAAACCTAATAAAATGTGATCGATAAAAGTTAATTAAAAACCTGGGCAAACAACCAGGCTTTAAGAAGCGTCCTATACTTGAGATACTATTTCTCTGTTCTTAAATCAAAGGGGAGATGATTCCACATTAATGGAAAGTAGTCTGCCTGGTGCTATCTAATCTCATCTCACGAGGGGCTAGGATGCTTAAGTAATTCTAGTTGTGATGATTGAAGAGTTCTAGTGGGTCCATAAGGAACACTGGTGGCCCTCTGTATAATGCCcggtaagtgagagagagcactttaAACAGAATTCTGTACTGTACTagcaaccagcaacggtcctgcAATAACAGCGTTAGCAGGATTACATTTTGATGCCCCCAAAATAATCCCGGCCATggtattttgtaacatctgtGCCCTTCTCATGGAAATCTCTAAGATACCTAAatatagggcattacagtaatctatacaAATGCAGGAGGCGCCCATGAATTCTGGGAGACGTGGGCCTGCCTGCTTGTCTTGAAAACTTTTAAGTTTCTTTTGGAAACGCCTTGGGAGGAGCGGGACatgggggtgggtttagggatccTGCAGCTTGCTGTTTGTTTCTGTAAGTGGAACTTTTCACATGTGAAGGAAAACTGGGAACACTTCCAGTGTCTGTAATTCCGATGAACAGGTGAGACCTGGGAGAGGTTTATTAAAGCCCAAgcctttggttttatttttatttttaattttttttttacgcaGAACAGGGCAATTTACAGAACGTCCGCATGAGGATAGAGTAtgcgggtactttttacctgcagactgtGTGCCAAGTTCCAAAGAGAGATATCATGCAACCTGACCTGTTTTGTGGCACCCCAGGACTGGTGTTGCCTACCTCTGTTATGCATTAGTATTTTAAACCgctttaatgttttcttttcaaattgaagtgcatatcaaataaataaatactctccatttcctgtctttcttttcttttatttatttatttatttagacattttatgtaccgttgttccatgtaaaagatcacaacgatttacaaaagtaacattcatagctataaatcaacAAGCAATGATGGGCGACGGAGGTAGTTTtaggcattaacatctatcaattGAATTGTTCCGATACATTTGACGAAAGGTTTAAGACATGGTCGAGGGGTAGAGAAAGATAAAATAAGATAGAATAATATAATGGATTTCACATTTTAGTCATTGATTCTATCGATTCTTTCATTCTCTTTGTGCTTCGGTTAGTATCCTTTGACCTTCTTGTTGTTGTTCCTTTCTACATTCAGGTGTTTTAAGTTAGTTTatatgcttttttgaatagccatgtttatagctcacatttaaatctctttctgtctggtatTAACCGTAGCAcctcaggtagggagttccatagctttggacCCGCTATAGGAAACACCCAATCTCTTACTTGCATCAGGTATGCGCTCTGTATTGTGggaacagtcaatagtcctttattttgagatcttagtgttcactgagGTGTTTGCGTGGTTGTAACATCAAACCTATCATACCGGTGTTACTGGAATTCATCATTTTGAATATTAGCGTTAATACCTTATAATGTATTCGAGCTTGTAATGGCAGGCAGTGCAGAGAgatcagcgagggtgtaatgtgatcacattttccagatcctaacaaaagtcttgctgaggcattttgtaatagtctTCTAACCAATTGCCAATCCACACTagggcattgcctcctattccatgagtAAATAATTGCCTGAggaacctctcatgagggactttgccaaatgccttctgaaaatccaaatacacaatatcaactgactcacctttatccgcatATTGTATTTGccttttcaaaaaaatctaatataTTGGTAAGGCAACACTTTCTTTTGCTAAATCATGATGAACAAGAGCTGGTCAAAAATGCTGTGCTCCAATTCCAAATTATTATAGTAGGAAGAAGTAGGAACTAAGTAGTTACTACTAGTCGAATGAGCTGCCAGCAGGGTAGATCACTTACAGATTCAGAAAAAGGTAGTGAGCACGCTAGAACATATCCAGCACCAGGTAGCTGAACAGTTCTCTGAGTGAGGCCCTTGGCTGGAGAGCCATGGGTATCAGATTCAAGATCGCCCAGCCCTGACACATGAAGAGATCATTGATCAATTTTTATCAGTTGTTTTGGGAGCTTTGACTGAGATAAGAGCACTTCTAGATATACATATTTATGCAGTTTCATAAGGGCGGTCACTTCTTATCAGCTTTATGAAATCTTAACCACAGAGAAGCACTGAAAAACTCCAGATCCAGTAATAATTATGTTACCATAGAAGTGCTcttagaaatacattttaaaacacagcgcgcgcgcgtacttttgttcgcgcaccaggcgcgaacaaaagtacgccggattttataagatacgcgcgtatcttataaaatctggggttggcgcgcgcaagggggtgcacatttgtgcaacttgcgcgcaccgagccctgcgctcgctgcccgttccctccgaggccgctctgatttcggagcggcctcggagggaactttccttacgcctccccccaccttcccctcccttcccctctaacccacccccccggccctatctaaacccccctcccacctctgtcgcacaagttacgcctgctcgaggcccCTGGGCCGAAATCATGTCCGCGGCACCGTCCCTGGATGACGCACTGACCAcgtcacgccccctgacacgcccccgatgatgcgccgaccACGTcatgccccagacacgcccaccccaagaaagccctgggatttacgcgcgtcccgcggctttgcgtgtgccggaagcctatgcaatataggctcggcgcgcgcaggggcgttttaaaagggttacgctcgtaccttatgcgcgtaacccttttaaaatccggcccttaggttCCAGCCATGCATATAGCTAATGCATGAAGACAAATGTGGTTTTTAGTACTAAAGAACTCAAGAAAATCAGTTTATTttgaactaaacctaaaaaatatGCTCTTTATAGTAATCAAGAAAACAGATGATTCCCTTGATTAAAAACTGCCTAAGAATTAATTGCTAGACTAAGGAACAACTGCCGGCTTAACTTATTCAAGCAATAAATCAATGTGTTTCATGTGCATTTTAAGAAACAGTAAATGTGGACAGGACTTTGTTGCTGTATCCATAATATTTTACAGTAGAGCAGGAGGTCTGTTAGAGTCGACCTTTGGCTTGATGGTTATCAATAAGTGTTGCCAAATGGGAGATCTGGGTTTGATTTTGAGATTGGGTTCCTGTTTCTCCAGATCAAGGTTTGGGAATGCTGCAGGAGTCCTTTGCAGTGAAATcatacctgaaaaaaaaaccttttcttaATACAGAGCACCAGACTACCTATTAGATGTATTTAATTACTGACCAGAATTCACGTACAGTACCCAGGCTGATAAACAGGGCTTTCTATAAAGGCAAGACATTTTGCGTTAGGGGTAGTCTCCTTGGGCAGCTTTCAACATTATTGAATTACGATTAATGATCATCTGTCTTTCCATGTGTTTCATATTAATTTTCAGaagaaaacccttttttttttttttttttcaaaagatgtTGGTGCACACGACCCAAATTCCCATCTGGTATTGAAAACCTAAGTGCAAGGATTAAATAGTGgaacatgattttaaacacctggaTTTTAACACACAGTGTAGTATGTGACGTTCAGTAATACTGGGCAAAGGGAGAACATTTGAAAGCTGCTTCAATGCTGTTTGTGGTTTTCTTGCAGGTGGCAGTACAGGAACTTCTCCAACAACCTCAAGCACTGGAACCCCATCCCCATCGGCTTCCTCtcatctcctctccccatcctgcTCTCCTCCAACATTTCACCTAGCCCCTAACACTTTCAATGTCGGCTGCCGGGAGAGCCAGCTCTGTAACCTTAACCTGTCCGATTATCCTCCATGTGCCAGGAGTAATGTGGCTACCTTACAGAGCTACCCAGGGCTAAGTGATAATGGATATAATAGGCTTCAGAGTGGCAATAATTCGAACGCCCAGCCCTCAGAAACCTTCATACCTCAGAGGACTCCATCCTTGATCTCAGGAATGCCTACTGCTTCCTCCTTGCCAAGCAACAGCAAGATGGAGACCTATGGTGGCCAGCTAGGGTCATTTCCACCCTCTCAATTTCAGTATGTCATGCAAGCCAGCAATTCCACCACCGGCTCTTCATCTCCACATATGTTTGGCAGTGGTCACATGCAGCAGGGCTCCTACAATGCCTTCTCTCTTCACAACCCATACAATTTGTATGGATACAATTTCCCAGCATCCCCCCGACTTGCAGGAAGCCCTGAAAAACTGACTGCATCACAGAGCACTTTAATTTGTTCTCCTCCCTCCAGTGGGGCTTTTGGAGAAAGGCAGTACCTTTCAGCAGGCATGGATGGGATGCACATGATTGGCACTCCTTCCACCAATCAGCAGGCTGCCAATGCATGTGACAGCAGACAGTATGGAACTGTACCAGGTGCCTCCTCACAGATGTCGGTGCACATGGTTTAAGTGTCTTATTTTCTCAGAACAGAAGACAGcaggaagctttttttttgtctttaggATCAAAATAAGGATTCCATGCTCTCCCGACATAATATCTCTTTGCCTTTTGATATGGAATGGAACTGATTATTTAGAATAAAACACTCATAAGTAACATaataacagctaaaaaaaaaaatcaaggaaatCTATAGAGTtgaggcaagaaaaaaaaacctgatattCAACATTAGGATTACTCACCTCCAGCAATGAATTAGTATCCTCAATGACTTTCAACTGGCATTCAAATGG is a window of Rhinatrema bivittatum chromosome 15, aRhiBiv1.1, whole genome shotgun sequence DNA encoding:
- the TBX15 gene encoding T-box transcription factor TBX15 isoform X2, with product MDEIQVELQCADLWKRFHDIGTEMIITKAGRRMFPAMRVKITGLDPHQQYYIAMDIVPVDNKRYRYVYHSSKWMVAGNADSPVPPRVYIHPDSLASGDTWMRQVVSFDKLKLTNNELDDQGHIILHSMHKYQPRVHVIRKDFSSDLSPTKPIPMGDGVKSFSFPETVFTTVTAYQNQQITRLKIDRNPFAKGFRDSGRNRTGLEAIMETYAFWRPPVRTLTFEDFTSMQKQQGGSTGTSPTTSSTGTPSPSASSHLLSPSCSPPTFHLAPNTFNVGCRESQLCNLNLSDYPPCARSNVATLQSYPGLSDNGYNRLQSGNNSNAQPSETFIPQRTPSLISGMPTASSLPSNSKMETYGGQLGSFPPSQFQYVMQASNSTTGSSSPHMFGSGHMQQGSYNAFSLHNPYNLYGYNFPASPRLAGSPEKLTASQSTLICSPPSSGAFGERQYLSAGMDGMHMIGTPSTNQQAANACDSRQYGTVPGASSQMSVHMV